A single Diachasmimorpha longicaudata isolate KC_UGA_2023 chromosome 10, iyDiaLong2, whole genome shotgun sequence DNA region contains:
- the LOC135167080 gene encoding growth/differentiation factor 8, with amino-acid sequence MITRGLFLLLVVLGAFDLPPSRVVTWASMAMANSPNGGCNACRMHEEIRAMSLEAIKEQILNKLGLKQAPNMTGRALPRIPPISKLMDMYGMQADQPSSVEPGITHHEEIDEFSAKTESVFALAQPHQKLRHSKGSLDVIYFKFSDKVIQHRVTRAELSLWIWGTRRDEDTLDDDSKEEDEILEDDEESPRGPVTITLQRILRGTSDNGTPLLGPPLTTKHMRPVGKRGTWVTIELRRMVAEWFKHPRDNLGVALKITSGKSDRRHSWIVETNPGAEFAPYLEVQTQELESRRGARIKRSVGLNCDEATQETRCCRYKLTVDFEKFGWDWIIAPKKYDANYCSGDCPMAFLPVYPNTHIVSLAEPPNNTGPCCAPRKLSEITMLYFDNEYQIVFTRLPGMVVERCGCS; translated from the exons ATGATTACGAGGGGGCTCTTTCTCTTGTTGGTTGTCCTCGGGGCCTTTGATTTGCCACCGTCGAGAGTTGTTACATGGGCCAGTATGGCTATGGCTAATAGTCCAAATGGCGGTTGCAATGCGTGCCGAATGCACGAGGAGATAAGGGCTATGAGTTTAGAAGCTATTAAGGAACAGATACTTAATAAACTTGGACTTAAGCAGGCACCCAATATGACGGGACGTGCACTACCAAGAATACCGCCTATATCAAAGTTAATGGACATGTATGGAATGCAGGCTGATCAGCCGTCAAGTGTTGAGCCTGGTATTACACATCATGAGGagattgatgaattttcagcTAAAACTGAGAGTGTCTTTGCACTTGCACAACCTC atCAAAAGCTGAGGCATTCTAAAGGCAGTCTCGACGTAATCTACTTCAAATTCTCGGACAAAGTGATCCAGCACCGAGTGACGCGAGCGGAGCTCTCGCTGTGGATATGGGGAACCCGAAGAGACGAGGACACCCTGGATGACGACTCCAAGGAGGAGGACGAGATCCTAGAGGATGATGAGGAGAGCCCGAGGGGTCCAGTGACGATAACACTGCAGAGAATCCTCCGAGGTACATCTGATAATGGAACTCCCCTGCTGGGGCCACCTCTGACGACAAAGCACATGCGACCTGTGGGTAAACGTGGCACCTGGGTGACCATTGAACTCAGGCGAATGGTCGCCGAGTGGTTCAAGCATCCACGAGACAATTTGGGTGTTGCTCTGAAGATCACGAGTGGCAAGAGCGATAGGAGGCACTCGTGGATAGTGGAGACCAACCCTGGAGCTGAGTTTGCCCCATATCTTGAGGTGCAAACGCAGGAGTTGGAGTCAAGACGTGGAGCTAGAATCAAGAGAAGTGTTGGACTGAATTGTGATGAGGCCACCCAGGAGACAAGATGCTGTCGATATAAGCTGACAGTTGATTTTGAAAAGTTCGGATGGGACTGGATCATTGCACCCAAAAA ATACGATGCAAATTACTGCTCGGGTGATTGCCCCATGGCATTTCTTCCAGTTTATCCAAATACTCACATAGTGAGCCTAGCCGAGCCACCTAATAACACAGGTCCCTGCTGTGCACCGAGAAAACTCTCCGAAATAACAATGCTGTACTTCGACAATGAGTATCAAATTGTTTTTACAAGACTACCGGGAATGGTTGTCGAACGTTGTGGCTGCTCATAG
- the LOC135166945 gene encoding ell-associated factor Eaf has protein sequence MKSMASNGSPSGYGRDMAERLGLGPEVRELKLGPTFTGDRGTAFHTLKYDFKPASVDVSKMATVEVGSNHMMTVTVPHLDGAGIPHTVFKGSQRPYSKECVLIIDRITGEITLEKLSSNVQVKKTRVEPKAQLLAVPTSNSTNPSGRPHTPVETKRSPTHGRSTSRTKVSTGKKREPTVQLHPKTQQPSPKGISPYHGKSPPNVNNSSPAQSVGPSTHPSLPMIGADFEDFPAPAQPPKAASPPSKPSPNFDTGTTTVISRDQVGVLSESSSSSSSSSSSDSDSDEETHRPMTANGHANGHTSSPNPILMPMPDNLLNDDLQLSESESDSD, from the exons ATGAAGTCGATGGCCAGCAATGGATCGCCGTCTGGGTACGGCAGGGACATGGCGGAGAGACTGGGCCTGGGGCCTGAGGTCAGGGAGCTCAAGCTTGGTCCCACCTTCACTGGCGACCGAGGGACTGCCTTTCATACTCTAAAAT ACGATTTCAAGCCAGCCTCTGTGGATGTATCAAAAATGGCGACAGTGGAGGTTGGCTCCAACCACATGATGACAGTGACAGTGCCCCACCTAGATGGTGCAGGCATACCCCACACAGTGTTCAAAGGCTCCCAGCGACCTTACAGCAAGGAATGCGTTCTGATAATCGACAGGATAACTGGAGAAATCACCCTGGAGAAGCTGTCCTCCAATGTACAAGTGAAGAAAACGAGGGTGGAACCCAAAGCCCAACTGTTGGCAGTGCCAACGTCCAATAGCACAAATCCCTCGGGTAGACCGCACACTCCGGTAGAGACGAAGAGAAGCCCAACTCATGGGAGATCCACGAGTAGAACGAAAGTCTCCACCGGAAAGAAAAGGGAACCCACTGTGCAACTGCATCCCAAGACTCAGCAACCAAGTCCCAAGGGAATCTCTCCTTATCATGGAAAGAGCCCTCCCAATGTAAATAATAGTTCTCCAGCACAGTCAGTAGGGCCATCGACTCACCCGAGTCTCCCTATGATCGGTGCTGACTTCGAGGACTTCCCAGCCCCTGCTCAGCCCCCTAAAGCCGCCTCGCCCCCCTCAAAGCCCTCCCCCAATTTCGATACTGGAACAACCACTGTTATCTCCAGGGACCAAGTTGGAGTTCTCAGTGAATCCAGTTCCAGTAGCTCAAGCTCCTCTAGTTCTGATAGTGATTCTGACGAGGAAACTCACAGACCCATGACTGCCAATG gaCATGCAAATGGACATACATCGTCTCCAAATCCCATTCTGATGCCCATGCCAGATAATCTATTGAACGATGATCTTCAATTATCTGAATCGGAATCAGATAGCGATTAA
- the Chpf gene encoding chondroitin sulfate synthase 2 has translation MGKLVKMTLSSCRGNGYLIIGVCLGLSLSLFMSPVEITEGIDANPSTDEAWFPVPSQDPIDEYVPKINLAQKPKIPQKVPKSLIRPRYYSTELGIREKLFIAVSTSREHLHTRGVALNKTLAHLVDKIRYFITIPEGTKPNVSLPGIVGFTDTRDILKPFHIIKYITDNYLEEYDFYFIVNDSSYINGRSLNHLLDKISVSRDVYLGRPLENDPSYCSLDSGIILSNSIIQKMKNNLDWCVKNTFSSMDDINFGRCVEHSTKLKCLDVSEDTQFVSYDFGKIADEKLENFDGKKILFGGDLERLKNSVTISSIFDHSMVYKLHIQSAIDRIREIEMVIQDIEGDYEGIVDLSKNFSERAWPIGTPGASRPTGRFDLTRWNYFNESHVFMETDHENSRPLIGSSKREIEEVLDLLGERIRKGEEGLRVQRVVNGWRRFDAARGVDFILDVDVVDAKGGITTKRFEVTKPLGKAEILSVPYVTENSRVNLVVIVETQGIHEAGAFIEDYVKICMEKRDKTSLMLVLLYDPESPSKGSEDVFAGVKTMAVGATDRFKKDGLKISWLSVRMGVRTEEVRGDPIVGVGILDLVSRKFSPESLVMVMEMGAGLKPEFLNRVRMNTIMQSQIFSPIPFTEYHPDIAYPDNAQRPPEVDINRNYGSYDLHNFETISFYIKDYLTVRKSSEKDIPMVRNDKDIISILKLSKSNIIDSLFELFVVYSDLHPLRAVEPALKVRYSEIDCRGARVASESSKISCETRKYSMLAQRGQLAKLILDYQNRS, from the exons ATGGGTAAATTAGTCAAGATGACGTTGAGTTCCTGTCGGGGGAATGGATACCTGATAATTGGAGTGTGTTTAGGACTCAGCCTGAGTCTTTTTATGTCTCCAGTGGAGATAACCGAGGGAATCGACGCAAATCCATCCACAGATGAGGCCTG GTTCCCTGTGCCCTCCCAAGACCCCATCGACGAGTACGTTCCAAAGATAAACCTCGctcaaaaaccaaaaatcCCTCAGAAAGTCCCCAAATCCCTGATTCGTCCGCGCTACTACTCCACCGAGCTTGGCATTCGAGAAAAGCTCTTCATCGCAGTATCCACCTCCCGCGAGCACCTCCACACCCGGGGCGTCGCCCTCAACAAAACCCTCGCCCACCTGGTTGACAAAATTCGGTACTTCATAACCATCCCCGAGGGAACAAAGCCCAACGTCAGCCTTCCTGGGATTGTCGGCTTCACCGACACCCGAGACATCCTCAAGCCCTTCCACATAATCAAGTACATCACTGATAACTACCTCGAGGAGTATGACTTCTACTTCATCGTCAATGACTCCAGCTATATCAACGGGAGATCCTTGAACCATCTCCTGGACAAAATTTCCGTCTCCAGGGACGTCTACCTGGGGCGTCCTCTGGAGAACGACCCCAGCTACTGCTCCCTCGACTCCGGAATTATTCTCTCCAACTCAATAatccaaaaaatgaaaaacaacctCGATTGGTGTGTCAAGAACACCTTCTCCAGCATGGACGACATCAACTTCGGAAGGTGTGTCGAACATTCCACGAAGCTAAAATGTTTGGATGTATCAGAAGACACTCAATTCGTCTCGTATGactttggaaaaattgcagaCGAAAAGCTGGAGAATTttgacggaaaaaaaatccttttcgGGGGTGACCTCGAGAGGTTGAAGAACTCCGTGactatttcttcaattttcgatCATTCGATGGTTTATAAACTTCACATACAATCGGCGATCGATAGAATCAGAGAGATCGAAATGGTAATCCAGGATATCGAGGGAGATTATGAGGGAATTGTAGATCTTTCTAAGAATTTTTCGGAGAGGGCCTGGCCAATAGGTACCCCTGGGGCCTCACGACCCACCGGAAGGTTCGACCTTACGCGATGGAACTATTTCAACGAGTCTCACGTATTCATGGAGACCGATCACGAGAACTCGAGGCCCTTGATCGGGAGTTCCAAAAGGGAGATCGAGGAGGTGTTGGATCTTCTGGGAGAGAGAATTCGGAAGGGCGAGGAGGGCTTGAGGGTGCAGAGGGTGGTGAATGGCTGGAGGAGGTTTGATGCGGCACGAGGTGTCGACTTCATCCTCGATGTTGATGTTGTCGATGCCAAGGGAGGGATCACCACGAAGAGATTCGAGGTGACGAAACCTCTCGGGAAGGCGGAGATTCTCTCAGTGCCTTACGTCACGGAGAACTCGAGGGTGAATCTGGTGGTGATCGTGGAGACCCAGGGGATCCATGAGGCGGGGGCTTTTATAGAAGACTATGTCAAGATATGTATGGAGAAGAGGGACAAGACGAGCCTCATGCTGGTACTGCTGTACGATCCGGAGAGCCCGTCCAAGGGGAGCGAGGATGTCTTCGCTGGAGTGAAGACAATGGCTGTAGGTGCCACCGACAGATTCAAGAAAGATGGGTTGAAGATCAGTTGGCTGTCGGTGAGGATGGGGGTGAGGACTGAGGAGGTTAGAGGCGATCCCATCGTCGGGGTTGGGATATTGGATTTGGTCAGCAGAAAGTTCAGCCCGGAGAGCCTTGTCATGGTGATGGAGATGGGAGCGGGGCTGAAGCCGGAGTTCTTGAACAGG GTACGAATGAACACGATTATGCAGTCCCAGATATTCAGTCCCATCCCCTTCACTGAGTACCACCCCGACATCGCCTACCCCGACAACGCCCAGCGTCCCCCGGAGGTAGACATCAACCGTAATTATGGCAGCTACGACCTCCACAATTTCGAGACAATTTCTTTCTACATAAAGGACTACCTGACTGTCCGGAAGAGCTCGGAGAAAGACATTCCCATGGTCCGCAACGACAAGGACATAATCTCCATCCTCAAACTATCCAAGAGCAATATCATCGATTCTCTTTTTGAATTATTCGTGGTCTACAGTGATCTGCACCCTCTCAGGGCTGTTGAACCAGCGCTGAAGGTCAGGTACAGCGAGATTGACTGCAGGGGTGCCAGAGTGGCGAGTGAATCTTCCAAGATCAGCTGTGAAACTAGGAAATACTCAATGCTGGCCCAGCGAGGGCAATTGGCGAAGCTGATCCTCGATTATCAGAATAggagttga
- the LOC135166946 gene encoding E3 ubiquitin-protein ligase RNF113A, whose amino-acid sequence MFKKRRIVNNAKRRRQAEEENDSSDDETTIVKKEKKVAENNPLRQSTSITKREKTETCDSSEEESSVMVAYKSTKSSQIAGPSDQGATAVLETETEVDKDAQAIFEKAQKINEELEGKEDDKIYRGLNNYAQYYKKKDTAAGNASSGMVRKGPIRAPANLRATVRWDYQPDICKDYKETGFCGFGDSCKFLHDRSDYKLGWQLEREAASGEYDNSGDEDDKKYEIDSDEDNLPFKCFICRETFTDPVVTKCKHYFCEKCALDQYKKSTRCFICNVQTTGVFNPAKELIAQIKTRSIGDCEGGEET is encoded by the exons atgtttAAGAAGAGGAGAATTGTTAATAACGCTAAGAGAAGGCGTCAGGCTGAGGAAGAAAAcg ATAGCAGCGACGATGAGACAACCATcgtgaagaaagaaaaaaaagttgctgAAAATAATCCTCTCAGACAAAGT ACAAGTATCACAAAAAGAGAGAAGACTGAGACCTGTGACTCCAGCGAGGAGGAATCTTCAGTGATGGTGGCCTACAAGAGTACAAAATCAAGTCAGATTGCGGGCCCAAGTGATCAGGGAGCCACAGCGGTCCTGGAGACTGAGACAGAGGTCGACAAGGACGCTCAGGCAATATTCGAGAAAGCCCAGAAGATAAATGAGGAGCTGGAGGGGAAGGAGGATGACAAAATCTACAGGGGATTGAATAATTATGCCCAGTATTACAAGAAGAAGGACACTGCCGCTGGGAATGCCTCCAGTGGAATGGTCAGGAAGGGCCCCATCAGAGCGCCAGCAAATCTCAG AGCTACAGTTCGATGGGATTATCAACCAGATATCTGCAAGGACTATAAAGAGACTGGATTCTGTGGCTTCGGGGACTCCTGTAAATTTCTGCATGATCGATCTGATTACAAACTTGGGTGGCAGTTGGAAAGAGAAGCGGCCAGTGGAGAGTACGATAACTCTGGTGATGAGGATGATAAAAAGTATGAGATCGACAGTGACGAGGATAATTTGCCCTTCAAATGTTTCATCTGCAGGGAGACCTTCACCGATCCTGTTGTCACCAA ATGTAAGCACTACTTCTGTGAGAAATGTGCCCTCGACCAGTACAAAAAATCCACCAGATGTTTTATCTGCAACGTCCAGACGACAGGTGTCTTCAACCCAGCGAAAGAGTTAATAGCCCAAATAAAAACAAGATCAATCGGAGATTGTGAGGGTGGCGAGGAGACTTGA